DNA sequence from the Rattus rattus isolate New Zealand chromosome 2, Rrattus_CSIRO_v1, whole genome shotgun sequence genome:
ctgcaaTCCCCAGGCCCTGGTGGGGATAATCCACTTCCCTTAAGTACATTAGCTTGTTCTAGACGTCTCATACTGGAGAAACCACCCAGCACATGGCCTATCGCAGCCAGCTCCTTTGGCCcaccgttgttgttgttgctgttgctgttgctgttgttgttgctgttgctgctattgttgttgttgctgctgttgttgttgttgttgttgttgctgctgctgttgttgttgctgttgtagttgttgctgctgctgctgctgctgttgttattgttgttgttgtagttgtacTGGGGTTTGAACATAGAcaagcaagtactctaccagtgagctatacccagcccttttttttttgtctgtttgcttttaattacattgtttatttatttatgtatttacttatttagcaTGTCAGTGGGGGCACGCACTCCAAGGCACACACATGGATATCAGCCGACAACCTGAAGGAGGTGGTCCTCCCCTTCCACACGTGGGTCGGGGAGACTGAATTCAGATCATCAGGCTGGACAGCAAGTGACTTTTTCTACTAAGTggtctccattcccctcccccacttttctttttgatacagggtttaaccatgtaccccaggctggccttttttGATAGGGGGTTTActctgtacctcaggctggccttcagctggTGACTTCTTGCcacagaacttcaagaactaaCCATCCCCAAACTAGCAGCATTAGAAAAGCATTGTTAACTTTAAGGTTTTAATTATATGGGTTGGCATATACAGGAAAAGATGTGTCCAAATCTGCAGCGTGCACACCTGAGCCGTCAGCTGGGAGGGTTGGGAATAGCTTGCACACTCAACCACATACCTGCTGCATGTTACCCACATAACAGGACCTGTCTGCCAGGGACTCCAGAATGCCTGTGTCTGTTTCCTGCCACAGTGCCAGGCCTTTCTGCTTCACTGTTTTGGAGAATCTGAAGTGTCCATAGAGGCAGGCTTCTCTGAGAAAGTCTTGTCAAGTGTCAGCACCTGCTCCACAGTCAGGCCTGAGTATTTTCAAGCAAGCCATGACATCACAGTTTGCATCCATGAGCCAGGAACATTTTTAGTTGcatagactttttctttttctttttttttttttttcttttttttttttttttttttttttttttgagctgggggccTGACCCAGggggaaaattttttttaatccccaAAAAGGGAacttaatgggatttttttttttttaaattgttttaaaagtatatgcTGGTGCCAAGTAtagtggcacagacctttaatcccagcacttaggaagctgatctctatgagttcaaggccagcctggtctacgtagcaagtcccaggctagccaaagctacctagagaccatgtttcaaaaagaacagcaacaaaatgtgtgtatctgtgtacatgagtgtgctAGTGCCTGCCGAGAGACCCAGAGAGGGAAGGCATCAGGTGTGTTTCTTTAGTATCTATCcattcctttgagacagtctctccctGAACTCTGCCTTGCTTAtctggaagccagcaagcccagctatcctccctgtctctgcttctcttgaagctggggttgcaggcatatACTGGATGCCTGGCCTGTTAATGAATGCTGTGATCCAAACTCGGGTACTCATGATGTCACAACATGAGCACACTTCACCCCCACCACCCCAACCACCTCTCCAACTCCCTTCACTATGGTATggtggctagccttgaactcactgtacagACCAAGCTGACACTCAAATGCACATATcagtctgcctctacctcccgagtgctggagtgttgctggggatgggggtaggTGTGGGTGGtccccacagaggtcagaagagagtcttgaatgcctggaactggagttatgggcagttatgggcagttgtgagccaccaggtgaaTGCTGGGAAGAGTCTAGGTTCtctgcaaatgctcttaaccactaagccacttTTCTGGTACCAAGACTGATTTTTAATTCTGACTTTTTGAACAATGAAGTTTAAGATAGAACAGtttgtatttgcttatttgtgttttatttttgatgtttttgtttctttttttaagacttgtttatttatctatgagtgctctgtctgcatatatgtgtgtacaccaaaagagggcatcagatcccattacagatggatgtgagccaccatgtggttgctgggatttgaactcaggacctctgggagagcattcagtgctcttaaccgctgagccatcctccagccccagggttGGAGGTTTCAAGAATTAGTCTcggatatttacatttttattcaaagaCTGGGTGGAGGCCTGCTGGTTGGTTGGAGTGGACACTGGCATTTGCCTTGGGCTTCCTCGTCTAGAATTCCCTAGGGACCTGTCCAGGGTATACAGCGCCAAGGCCCCACACCAGTTCATACTGGTTATGGAGAAGAATCTAGCCGGGAATATGGCTGCCAGGTCTAGTGCCTATCTAGGCCTGATACACATAGTCTGCTGACCCACACTGCTACAGTGACATGAATTTTATAACTTGGGGCAATTTTGTAAGGTTTGtttagtttctctgtatagttctgactgtcctggaactcactctgtagaccaggctagcctcaaacttagagatcctgcctctccttcctgagtgctagaaggCATGTGCCGCCAGCACCTGGCTGGGGCAACTTTTTATTATGAAAACACGCAGGCCTATCTTGAGGTTGCCACTCGCCTTCACGATGTGCTTGTTTTGGCTCTCCTGcgcatatctgtgtgcatgtatgcctcTGCACCCCTGATCCCAGCcctcggaggcagaggcatgagtatctctgtgagtttgaggccagcctggtctactagttagttccaggacagcctaggctacatgatagagaccctgtctccagggaCATGTGAACATATTGTCTTGTTATGTGAATGCCTTTTGTTATCTGCTATCTGATCTCTGCAGCCTCTGTGGTTGACTGTGAAATCCAGGGCCCATCCAAGCGCCCCCCTGCTAGCCCATCTGCAGGTGACGCGCCCCTCTGTACCACAGGGAGTCCCTGTTGTCCTTCCCGCTAACATGGCTGCCTTCTCTTCCAGGACTGGAAAGACCATCAGCATGTATGTGGCCAGTCAGCGTCTGTCACTGTCCAGGCTGATGACGTCCATGTTGAAGAAAGTGTGATAGAAAAAGTTGCTGTCTGAGCCAGGCTTCTCCCTGAGCTCTACTGAGAAGCCATCACAGGCTTAGGCTCTGACTTTAGGGGCTGCTGAGAAGAGGGCCCTGGGAAACTTGCCGGACAAGTTATTAACAGACTGTGCCCTTGGAAACAAACTCCTGCCAGAGACCAAGGAACACTGGCAGCTTGCAGGATGGGGCACTCTGCCACAGCCCAGGGTCCTCTGCCTATCACGGTGCTCTTTCTTCCCTGGATCATGAGTGTCCCACTACCCTCGGGGTGCCCTAGCCACGTGTACATACCTGTTTTATCTGTTAATAAAGATGTAAATAAAGCTCCCACCCCACACCTGGCCGCTGCCGAGCCCACTTTATATTCAAACGACCAGAGGGCTTTGCTGAGGCGTGGTTGTGTGAGTATGGGCCATGTATGCACTGCCATGGGTTCTGCTGTGTGGATATAGACCTCCAGCAATCCTCTTGTTGACCCAGCTTCACTGCCGTGAGGCCAGCACTTAATACAGGCCAGCCTGCGACTCCTGAGGAGTTTTCAGCTTGTGTTTCTCTAGTGGAAGTGGTTTTTGGAGACCCTGCACATCCCCTACACAGTGCAGGGAAGTTCAAGTTTAGGAGGAACGGATAAGCTCATCCCTTCTGACTCCTATTTCTAAAACAGATCCTGCGAGATAATAGTatcttccaggggttggggatttagctcagtggtagagcgcttgcctaggaagcgtaaggccctgggttcggtccccagctccgaagaaaaaaaccaaaaaaaaaaaaaaaaagtatcttccaGCTTCACACTTGGGTGTGTGTAAGAAGTCATCGCTATACCCCACACTGAGAGTGGTTCTTCCTTGTGCCAGAAGGTTCTGTACCTGAGAACCCAGTTTTCTCACGGTGAATCACAAGGTTACTGGAGGGAGGGGGATACATGTGAGTAAGGAGATCCCAAGTCTGTGGGTCCCTGCCTTCTCCCCAAGGCTTAACAGGGAGTCAGGCACCTGAGGCCTTTCTGCTGAATAAGGTCTCCATGAGCACCCTGTTTAGTTCTGGAATCAAGCCTGGGGCCTTTCTAACAACTTTGAGCAGGAGCCTTGCCATTGTTCCCCGAAGCCTTTCTGGTGGCTGAGTAGCCCTCAGCTCTAACCAGCCTCGCAAACCATGCAGTTAGCTGAGGTTACAGGGCACAGCTCAGTTAACACACTGACAGTGGcagaaaaaaagaccaaaccaCGTGGCaaagtcatcaaggaaatgcccaGCCCCCCACCTGCCCCCATGGGACAGCCTGCAGAGGCATCCATGGCCTCTACccccaaggagtggcactgtgTGGGCCCCAGAACACCAAGATGGGTTTGGAGTAGTGACCGAGAGCAATGGATGAGTGACACGTGCCACCTGGAGTTGATCCAGTTTATTGTTTCCCTTTCCTGTAAGGAAAAAACTCAGGGTCTAGGGGCATGGGCACTCAGGGCTTGGTTCCCCAAGCTATATCAAGCTTCCAGAGACTTCTGTCCCGCTCACATGAGTTTCAGCCTTACCTTCATATGTATAGAGCTTTTTCAGTTCAGTGGAGGTCAGCAAAGGCCAGGCAGAGTTGGTATCCTAGGGTCTCCAGGGACAAAACTTAAGGGAGGCCTGTTTCCACTAATATTAGACTTTATGTTGACAGACGTAAACCTGAGACCCCGTTGCCCTCCTGGGAGCATGCTAGTCCTAGGATGTCAACAGAGGCCACAGCAGGGGGATGAGCATCTAGAGCCCAGTGAGGTCGGAGCACCCTCAGAGCTGgggaattgttcctgtttgaccAGGACTAGTATAAaagactgtgagtgtgtgtgtgtgtgtgtgtgtgtgtgtgtgtgtgtgtgtgtgtgtgcgcgttgCTTACTGTTATAGAACTCACAGTTATTTCTCAATATCAAGAACAGCTTTGATGTCGAATCCCAACTGAGAACCACCCCTGCACAGACCCCTCTGCACCAGTACTGACTTAAATCTCTTCCAtgcagaatgggggaggggaaagtagGGTAGGTGGTCCCTGCTAGGAGTCACCTCTAATTATAGAATTGAGCCTTGGTCTAGGAGCCCCAACACATTGGCTGCTTCAGTCCAACCTTGAACCCTGCTGCCTGGTCACCCAGATGCTGGACATACATTGGGTAAGGATGGCCTGTGTGGGCCTGAGTGTAGGGCTTCCTTTCCGAGGGCACCTTAGTGGAACTTGGTCAGTGCCAAGTTTAGGGTACCTTCTGGAAGAAGGCTGGTAGGAAGCCATGTGTGCTGTACTCAGAAAGCTTCCGAAATGGgaatcccctcccccatcaatgaCAGAAGAGCCCTCCCTCCCTAGCTCTCCAAGGAGCAAGGCCTGGACAGGATCCTGGGGACCCAGGAGCCTCAGGAAATTCCTCTAGCTCCTCTCCCAGGAGAGCACTTGGTCGCTTTTCATGTTGAGCGGAAACTAAGGCAGATGTAGGCAAAGACTTCAGAGGCCTCCTGCCTCCCGGAGCTGAACCGGCAGCATCCTCAAAGGCAGAAGTTAGCCGGGGCCCATCATCCAGACAAAAGAcctccctcttttccttgctttttcCCAGCCCCCAGCGTTGATAAATGGTTAGGAAAGATTTCATTTAATCAGACGAACGAATGCGCGCCAGCGCACTCTGAACACAGGCTTGGAACCCCTTGACCTCAGGACATCAGCGGTCCTTTCAGCAGCGGAGACGAAGAGTCTTGCGGAAGACACTTCGAAACTCGGCGTTGAAGATGGTGTAGATGATGGGGTTGAGGGCACTGTTGACATAGCCCAGCCAGGTGACAGCACTGACCAGGCTTGGGGACACGAAACAAGCCGGACACAGCGCCCGTGTGATGTGCACCACGAAGAAAGGCGTCCAACACATCAGGAAGGCCCCTGGGGGTGGGCGGCGTGAGCCTATACACCTGCACTCGAGGTCCCTCACCCAGGACACCTGCACTCGAGGTCCCTCACCCAGGACACCTGCACTCGAGGTCCCTCACCCAGGACACCTGCACTCGAGGTCCCTCACCCAGGACTccccccctccccgtcccccacCTTTCACCCTTCCAAACTggacccttcccccttccctcctcggCTCCCGGGACCCCTCCCTCTATCAGCTCTTGTCCCAGGGCAGGAACCCACCAACTACCACCGGCAGGACTCTCATCGCCTTGCGCTCCCTTCCAGTGATCTTGGCGCCTCTCTTTCTGCGGGAAGACGGCGCAGGCGGTTGCGCGAGCGCTGCATCAGGGAGCAGACACCCGGGGCTGCAGGGGCTCTGAGAGAGGTCTGACTCTGGTCTGCTGGAGACGGTGGGGCTCGTCCGGAGGCTGGGTGAGGGAGGCGGACAATCTGGGAAGAGGGGACCCTGAGTAGGGTCGGACACCGGCGGGCCGGGGCCGCTGGGTCGGCGCGGCGCGTGGCTGTGAAGCTTGGTGTGCCGGGCTGCCTCCCAGCGCCGCAAGCCACGGAAAGTGGCCCAGTAAAGCAGTAGCATGAGCGGacagggcaggaagaaggaacaaaTGGATGAGTAGACCACGTAGTCGCGGTCCTCCAGGCAGCACACGGTTGGATCGCGACCGGGCACATCATTGAGGCCGCACACGACGGGCGCAGCCACCGCGGCAGACAGCAGCCACGTGGCGGCGATGAGCAGCAGCTGGCACTGACCCTGCTGATTGTAGCGCAGTGGCACGGTCACAGCCACAAACCTAGAGGAAGGAGCACAGGAGTGGTGAGGCCGCCGAATGGAGCAGCTGACCGGAAGATGGGAATGGAAGAGGCGGGTCGTCCGGGGTACCCACCTGTCCACGCTGATGGCGCACAGGTTGAAGATGGAGGCAGTGCACAGCATGACGTCCATGGCCATGAGAGTGTCACAGAGGCGGGGGCTCAGCAGCCACACGCCACCCTGGACCTGGCCACAGGAACAGGTTGCAGAAATGAAACACAAGATTTGACCTTTCAGCGGCGGGCTTTCTGACCCCCGCTCTTGTTGAGGGGAGTGGAGGGCTGTGTGTTAGAGGGGAGGGGGCGTACCAGCCCAAAGTGAGCCTGAGACATGTGTTGGAGACAGAGGGGGCAAACAGACCTGCCTCTTGATTTAGGTCTTTTGTTTAGGTGCAAAGCTCGGGTAAGATCCGAGAGGATAACACCATCTGAGGGAGAGGAGCCCCTGCATTCTTAGGCCTGACCCTTCACCCCCTAAACACAAATCCTACCCACTTCCAACACGCACGTTATCCTGCCTGCATGAACTGTCACTGCTGTGGGGCTTTGAATAGGTCTCTTCACTTGCTGGACATATGACAATTGTCCTGAGGACAAGTGTGTCCTAAAAGTACAAAGACCTCATGGGGTTCTCTGTGAGTCTGCAGCATGGAGTATTCGTTTTCAAGGGCAAAGGAGCATGCAGCCACCTCAAACCACCCATCCCCAAATCCCTTCACACTGATTCGGGACGATTAGGAGCTTAAGAATCACCACAGTGACGTCTGTGCCTTGGGGGAGGACCTAGGGTCAAGTGTGGCCACTGGCCTCTGCTCCAGAACTCAGGCTCTTCCTTAGAAATACCGTGCATCCCACCCCACTTTCCCCAGTCCAGGCCACTATGTCCTCATTCCTATCCCCACTCTCCCCCAGCCAGGCCGCTTTGTCCTCACCCCTATCCCAAACAGCTTTACTGTGGCCAAACCTCGGGTAGATGAAGAGTTGCCGGTACCACAGAAGTCCCACCTAAGAGACAGACCTGATCTGGGGTGCCTCTGTTCCAATAGTCTCCAAAAGGTCCCGAACCCACTCCCTTTAAGCCCCTCAGGTTGAGTATCCTGCCCAGGCCCTCTCTGCCTGCAGCCTGCAATGCTCCAAGCTCCTGGTATCTGGGTGGCTGTGGGCTTTGGGGCTTCTTCCTTAGGGTGAGCTGGCACaggctggcgtgtgtgtgtgtgtgtgtgtgtgtgtgtgtgtgtgtgtgtgtgtgtgttcccaaaaGGCAGTGGTCATTGGCAGTGATGTGTGTCTGCACATTCGCCTGCCTGTCTAGCAGGTTTttggcgggggttgggggtgcaGTATTTCTGCAGTGGGAGCCAGGGCTTAAATAGGAAAGACAGTTTTCTGTGATCCTTGGTTTTAGGGACACGAGTCCTCTCTGGGTCGGCAGATCTTAGATAGAGCAGGAAGGGATCCAGAGGATGGTAGGGTGACAGACAGAGGAAAAGTAGGCGAAAGATTCTGAAGAGCGGGAGAAAGTGGGTAGTCAGGAGTGAGGAGACCTGACGTCCCTGCAAACCCCCTGGCTCAAGGTTGCTGAGGGTCTAAGCGTGAAACCGCGCtggggctggggggctggggggctggGAGCCATGGAGCTAGGGAAACGCTACTACACCTCGGAGTAGACAAAGAGAGGCAACACCAGCACCGCGAGGAGGAGGTCGGCAGCCGCCAGGCTCACGATGAAGTAGTTGGTGGGTGTCTGCAGGGTGCGCTCGGAGGCCACGCTCACGCAAACGAGCGAGTTCCCTGCCAACACCATGCCGATGAGCAGCACGCCTCCCACCAGCGCCGCCGCGCCCGCGCCCCCAAGTCGGGTGCCAGTACCTAAGGACTCTGGCCCACGCCCGGCCAACAGCCCACCGTCGTCAGTAGCGCTGCTGTTCCCCATGGCGCCCTAGCTGAGACTCTGCAAGGCGCTGAGCCTGGGGATTTGCAGTCAGGGGCTATCCGGAATCCCGCCCCCAGCGTCCAGCTCCGCCCCGCCCGCCAGGGCTTGAATTTCTGCACTCTAGGAAATTGGCAGAAGGAGAAATGCTTCAATTCAAGAGAAATGAGCAAAGTGATTGGCATAAAAGGTGGAGCAGCGGCTGATGTTTCCCCTGATCCGGGTTACTTTGTGCTTCCAGAAAACTATATGGAAAGCAGGTTGTCTGGACCAGATTCGTCAGAGTCAGTTATCCCGGCCAGGAGACAGGCCACTAAATTACTTGTCAAAAGCGTCTCTCCAAGATACCTTGGAGGACGTGGTGGAACTATTGGACTCCTGCATTTGGGTCCTTCCACGTAGGAAACCATCAACTCTGGTTCTGTAACAGGCTAAGggctcctcccctctttctctaaGGGTTCTGGGCTCAGCAATACCGAACAATCGGGCACACCAAGCTCACTCTTCATCCGACACCCACGCGTGGGCAGATAGGGAACAACGCTTGGGATCCAGGCCGTGGCTGGCCCTGCATTTCTCACCATCTCCCTTCCCAAGTCTCCATCAGTCGTTGCTTAAGTGGACCGTGGTGAAATTGCTACTTGACACCTCCAAGGCCCAGttctaactttttattttattattattaatttattgttgttgttgagttttcGAGGTAAGGTTTCCTGCGTAGCTCTgaatgtcctagaacttgttctgtagaggaggctagcattgaactcagacccttcgctctctcctctgccttcagaaGACTGGAATTAAAGAGGGTggaccaccatgtctggctcaaCCTTAATCCTCAACCATCCTTTGTGAGCCGCTCAGTGATTACCCCACTTCTCATCTTTTAGGACCCACTTGACCCTTGCCTTCCTTGCCTTTGAGACTGTATGGACCGCTGGCTACCAGTGACACTTGACAAGGACTCTGAGCTGAGAGAGATCTCACATGGGGGCTCTTTCCCCAAGCCACATCTGGAGGCCACACTTTTCACTGTGTACCAGCACTGGACTACAGCACTACAGGAGCCTGGGCTGGAACAGGACATCACAGGTAGAAATGACACTGTAGAGTGAGGACAGGAGAAGAGACAGCAGCAAGGACAGCCCCTTGGGTTCTCctctttcccaccctttatctccCCTCTGCCTGTTACACaccccctatcactagataggagagaaaggagagagggaagatggggagtggggctggggggaggtccctgaatctaatttctagccctttgtttcttctttgagtatGACTACTAACAGACAGGATCCAACACCGTTCCTCATCAACCATCAACcccccacctctccagaccctagcatttatataaccTTTGAAAAGTCCCCAGCATTCCAATCACCACACAGTCGCAGAAActacctgcagctggcaaagccaCGCTTCTGCTGGAGCAtaaggcaaatcacagtcagctgctgcagatGGCCCAACGCACCCCCATATCCTATACCTGGGCCTAAAATGAAAcgttttcttgtatttctgtgttttttctttttttttctttttcttttttcttttttttttcggagctggggactgaacccagggccttgtgcttgctaggcaagcgctctaccactgaggtaaatccccaaccccttttctgtgtgtttttttttaaatactttatttatttattatatattatgattacactgtcgctatcttcagacacaccagaagagggcatcagatcccattacagatggttgtgagccaccatgtggttgctgggatttgaactcaggacctcgggaagagaagtcggtgttcttaaccactgagccatctctccagccccttttctgtgttttttaaagtgaaaataccCATGTAATTTCACCAGCTTTCCGGAATTTTCAGTACAATGGACTAACTCACTCCCTGACTAATGTATACCCTGTCTCTTCACCTCCTGGCATGCCACAGGGAGCACTTTCAGGAAAAGGGAGCTAAATTCACAATAATTGAGGGGAATTGGGCCAGCCCTCTAAGAGCACATACAGATACTCGTGCCGAGAGGCGTCCGAATCTGCCCCGACTAAGGTACCTAAATCCCTCTAAGCCATCCTTCGCAGGTTGATGTAGGGAACGGGCAGACTTTCCTCCCCGCTGAAGCCTTCTCTTGGCACCAGTGACCCAACACAGGACATGAGTTTTAGCCTCAGAATCTTTGGTGGAAAAGTTGCCTTCTAGATGCTGCACGAGTTTTGTGGCACTTGTGTGTTCACATTCATGTGCaccagtgtgcgtgtgtgtcgtcaccccctccctcccctgcacaTGCCCActtgagcatgcatgtgtgcgtgcgcacacacacacacacacacacacacacacacacataataatttttttaaaaaaaaccacacagcTTTGCCCACATATAAATTGTGTTAAGTCCTAGGCCTGGGTAAAACATTAAGACccaggtaactgttacctgtCTAGCCTgtcattttgtgcatttgtgtgtgtaataACTAATGTCATaaggaaactttctttttttttaaatttattcatttattatatataagtacactgtggctgtcttcagacacaccagaagagggcatcggatctctttacagatggttgtgagccaccatgtggtt
Encoded proteins:
- the Drd4 gene encoding D(4) dopamine receptor isoform X1 produces the protein MGNSSATDDGGLLAGRGPESLGTGTRLGGAGAAALVGGVLLIGMVLAGNSLVCVSVASERTLQTPTNYFIVSLAAADLLLAVLVLPLFVYSEVQGGVWLLSPRLCDTLMAMDVMLCTASIFNLCAISVDRFVAVTVPLRYNQQGQCQLLLIAATWLLSAAVAAPVVCGLNDVPGRDPTVCCLEDRDYVVYSSICSFFLPCPLMLLLYWATFRGLRRWEAARHTKLHSHAPRRPSGPGPPVSDPTQGPLFPDCPPPSPSLRTSPTVSSRPESDLSQSPCSPGCLLPDAALAQPPAPSSRRKRGAKITGRERKAMRVLPVVVGAFLMCWTPFFVVHITRALCPACFVSPSLVSAVTWLGYVNSALNPIIYTIFNAEFRSVFRKTLRLRC
- the Drd4 gene encoding D(4) dopamine receptor isoform X2; protein product: MGNSSATDDGGLLAGRGPESLGTGTRLGGAGAAALVGGVLLIGMVLAGNSLVCVSVASERTLQTPTNYFIVSLAAADLLLAVLVLPLFVYSEGGVWLLSPRLCDTLMAMDVMLCTASIFNLCAISVDRFVAVTVPLRYNQQGQCQLLLIAATWLLSAAVAAPVVCGLNDVPGRDPTVCCLEDRDYVVYSSICSFFLPCPLMLLLYWATFRGLRRWEAARHTKLHSHAPRRPSGPGPPVSDPTQGPLFPDCPPPSPSLRTSPTVSSRPESDLSQSPCSPGCLLPDAALAQPPAPSSRRKRGAKITGRERKAMRVLPVVVGAFLMCWTPFFVVHITRALCPACFVSPSLVSAVTWLGYVNSALNPIIYTIFNAEFRSVFRKTLRLRC